The window CGCCCGACAGCTCGTGCGGGTACCGGTCGCCGTACGAGGTGGGCAGGTGCACGGCATCCAGCAGCTGGTCCACCCGGCCGCGCGCAGCGCGCGGGCTGGCGGCGCGCCCATGCACCACGAGCGGCTCGGCGATGCACTCGGCGATGGTCAGCAGCGGGTTGAAGCTGGTCGCCGGGTCTTGGAACACGAACCCGATCTCGGGCCGCAGCTTCTTCAGCGACCGGTTCGTCGTGCCGTTCATCTCGTGCCCGAGCACGCGCAGCGATCCGCCGACCACCTGGGTCAGGCCCACGATCGCGCGGCCGATCGTGGTCTTGCCCGACCCCGACTCGCCCACCAGGCCCAGTACCTCGCCGGGCGCTATCCAGAAGTCCACGCCGTTTACGGCCACGACCCCGGTGCGACCGAACCGGCCCGGGTAGGCGATCTGCAGGTTCTCGGCCACGACCAGAGATCCCTCGGGGGGTGACGAGGGTGCCGGCGCGGCATCCTGCGTCGCACTCTTGCCGCGCCCCACGTGCGGCACCGCCGCCAGCAGCTTCTTCGTGTAGTCCTCACGCGGAGCGGCGAACAGCTCACCGACCGGCGCCTGTTCGACGATCTCGCCCTGGTACATGACCACGACCCGATCGGCCAAGTCGGCGACCACGCCCATGTTGTGGGTGATCAGCACCACCGTGGCCCCGAACTCGTCACGCGCGGTACGCAGCAGGGCAAGGATCTCGGCCTGCACCGTGACATCCAGTGCCGTCGTCGGCTCGTCGGCGATGATCAGACCGGCGTCCAGCACCAGGGCCATGGCTATGACGATGCGCTGCTTCTGCCCGCCCGAGAACTGGTGCGGGTACTCGTCGACACGTCGCTCGGGATCGGGAATGCCGACCCGGCGCAGGATGTCGACGGCGCGCTCTTTCGCCTCGCGCTTGGAGATGCGGTGGTGCGCGCGCAGCCCCTCCGCGATCTGGAAGCCGACCGTGTACACCGGGTTCAGCGCAGTCGAGGGCTCTTGGAAGACCATGGCCGCGTCGCGTCCGCGCATCGCGCGAAGCTGAGCGTGCGAGGCGTGCACGACATCGGTCTCGTCGCCGCCGCGTCCGCGGATCACCAGGGCCCCCGACAGCGTCGCGGTCTCGGGCAGAAGCCCCAGCAGCGCGTTCGCGGTCACGGTCTTTCCCGACCCCGACTCGCCCACGATGGCGAGCACCTCGCCGCCGTGTGCCTCGAGCGAGATGCCGTTCACGGCCACGACGGGGTCGGCATCGGTGGCGAAGGTGACCTTCAGATTGCGAATGGATGCCGCATCGGGCGTGATCGCCGGGCTCATGACTCGCCTCCCGCCGCGCGCCGCCGCCGGCGCAGTCGCGGATCGCTCAGGTCGTTCAGACTCTCACCCACGAGCGTGATCCCCAGCACCACGAGCACGATCGCGACCCCGGGCGGAATCGCCGTCCACCAGATGTGACTGGTGACATCCGACACCGACCGCGACAGGTCGTAGCCCCACTCACTGGCCGCCGTCGCCTCGATGCCGAAGCCCAGAAAGCCCAGGCCCGCCAGGGTGAGCACCGCCTCCGACGCGTTCAGCGTGACGACCACGGGCACCGAGCGGGTCGAGTTGCGCAGCACGTGGCGGATGAGGATGCGCAGCGTGGGCACGCCGATCACCCTCGCCGACTCGACGAACGGCTCGGACTTCACGCGCACCACTTCACTGCGCACGATGCGGAAATACTGCGGCACGAACACGACGGTGATCGAGATGGCAGCGGCGAGGATGCCGCCCCACAGCGTGGACTGCCCGTGGCTGATCACGATCGCCATGACGATGGCCAGCAGCAGCGACGGGAACGCATAGATGGCGTCGGCGATCACCACGAGAATGCGGTCGAGCCACCCGCCGAAGTATCCCGATAGCAGGCCGATGAACACCCCGATGAAGATCGAGAAGATGATCGCGCAGATGATCACCAGCAGCGCCGTCTGAGCACCCCAGATGGTGCGCGAGAGCACGTCGAAGCCGCTGACGGTGGTGCCCAGCAGATTCTGCGCGTTCGGCGCCTGCAGGGTGCCGAAGTCGGCGCCCGACGCCGTCGTGCGCTGCGCGTATCCGTACGGTGCTATCCACGGTGCCAGGATCGCGACGAGCACGAACAGTCCGGTCAGCACCAGGCCCGTCACCAGCATCCCGCGCTGCCAGCCGACGCTGTGCCGCAGGTGCGAGATGACCGGGATGCGGTCGGCGAGCGGCCGCTTGCCGACCGGGGCGGGCATCGTGCCGGTGGGCATCGGGTCCATCACGCCGGTGGGGGTGGGGTCTTCGGTCTCGCTCATCTCAGTACCTCACTCGCGGGTCGATGATGACGGCGATCACGTCGACGATGAAGTTCACGACCGCCACCACCACGGCGATCATGATGACGATGCCCTGTACGGCGACGAAGTCGCGTGCCTTCAGGTACTCGGCGAGCATGAAGCCGAGCCCCTTCCACTCGAACGAGGTCTCGGTCAGCACGGCGCCGGCCAGTAGCAGCGCTATCTGCAGGCCGATGAGCGTGACGATCGGAATGAGAGCGGGCCGGTAGGCGTGCGTGGTGACCAGGCGGTACTCGCCGACGCCGCGTGAGCGGGCGGATGTCACATACTGGGCGCCGAGCGTACCGATGACGTTGATGCGCACGAGGCGCAGGAACACGCCCGCGGTGAGAATGCCCAGCGCGAGGCCGGGCAGGATTGCGTGCCAGAGCACATCGCCGACGGCGTCGAGGTTTCCCAGCCGGATGGCGTCGATGAGGTAGATGCCGGTGGGATGGTCGAGGGTCTCGAGCATCAGCTCGGTGCGGGTGCCGGCCCGGCCCGACACCGGCAGGATGTTGAACTGCACCGCGAAGACCAGCTTGAGCAGAATCGCGATGAAGAAGATCGGGGTGGCATAGCCGAGGATAGCGGCCACCCGCAGCACGGCATCTTGCCAGCGGTCGCGCTTGTATGCGGCGATGAGGCCGAACGGGATGCCGAGCAGGAATGCCACGATCAGCGCATAGAACGCCAGCTCGAGGGTGGCCGAGCCGTACTGCAGCAGAATCGTGGTCACCGGGCGGTGGTCGGTGAGTGTGGTGCCGAAGTCGCCTCGGAACACACCGAGCAGGTAGTCGAGGTATTGCACGATCAGCGGCCGGTCGTAGCCGGCCTCGTGAATGCGCGCGGCGAGCTGCTCGGGCGGCAGCTTGCCGCCCAGCGCCGCTGTGATCGGGTCGCCGGTCAGCCGCATCAGGAAGAACACGGTGGTGACCAGGATGAACACGGTCGGGATGACCAGCAGCAGCCGGACGACGATGTAACGCCAGAGCCCGCCGCTTTTCGCGCGGACGGGTTTGGATGCGAGGTCGGCGTCCTCGACGACAGTGGTCATGCGTGAACCTTACTCAGACGACACATCACCGGTCGTTGAGCGAGCCGAGCGAGTCGAAACGCACCCGCTGGTGCGAATGCGTTTCGACTCGGCGCTGCGCGCCTCGCTCAACGACCGATCTGCGGCTACTTGTGCAGCGGGGCGTACCGGAACTTGAACGAGGCGTCGAGGGTGGTGCCCGCAACGTCCTTGCCCACCACGGCGACCTGCGTGCCCTGCAGGTACGGCAGGGTCGAGAGGTCCTTGGCCACAAGATCCTGCACCTGCTCGATCTCCTGCTTGCGCGCGTCGGCGTCGGTCTCGGTCTGCTCCTTGGCGATCAACGACTGCACATCGGCGTTGTCGTAGTGGTTGGCCAGGAAGTTGCCCTCCGTGAAGAACGGCGTCAGGTAGTTGTCGGCGTCAGAGAAGTCGGGGAACCAACCCAGCTGGTACATCGGGTAGACGTCGGAGGTGCGGTCCTTGGTGTACTGCACCCACTCGGTCTGGGCGAGGTTGACCTTGAACAGGCCGCCGGCCTCGAGCTGCGTCTTGATCGCGGCGTACTCGTCACCCGACGACGGACCGTAGTGGTCGCCGTTGTACTGCAGGTTCAGGGTGACCGGCGTGCTGACGCCGGCATCCGCGAGGGTCTGCTTGGCCTTGTCGGCCGAGGGGCCGCCGTTGCCGTCGCCGTACAGGCTCTTCAGCGCCGTGGTGGCACCGGTCATGCCGTCGGCCACGTACGAGTACAGCGGGGTGTAGGTGCCCTTGTAGACGTCGGTGGCGAGCTTTTCGCGGTCGATCAGGTCGGCCATCGCCTGGCGCACGGCGAGCGCCTTGGCCGGGTCGGCGTCGGCGGTCTTGGCACCGAACGGCATCGTGTTGAAGTTGAACACGATGTAGCGGATCTCGCCGCCGGGACCCTGCACGATCTGCACCTTGTCGTTCTTCGACAGGTCGTCGACATCGGTCGCCGACAGGCTGCGGAAGGCCACGTCGATGTCACCATTGCCGATCGCGAGCTTCAGGTTCGAGGCATCCGCATAGTACTTCACGGTGACCCCGGAGTTCTCGGCTGCGCCGAGCTCGCCCTGGTAGTTCTTGTTCGGCTCGTAGTTGATGAGCTCGTTGACCTTGTACGACGTGATCGAGTACTGGCCGGCGAACGCCTTGCCCTTGACGATGTCGTCGTCGGGGGTGACCGCGTCGGCCGAGAAGACGTCCTCGTCGACGATCGGGCCGGCGGGGCTGGAGAGCACCTGCGGCCAGGTCTGGTCGTTGGGGTTCTTCAGGTGGAAGACCACGGTGGTGTCATCGGGAGTGTCGATGCTGTCGAGGCTGCCCAGCAGCGACGCGGGTCCGTTCGGGTCGTCGATCTTGATGACCCGATCGAACGAGAACTTCACATCAGACGAGGTGAGGTCGTCGCCGTTGGCGAACTTCAGGCCCGGCTTGAGCTTGACGGTGTACTCGGTCGGAGCGGTGAACTCGGCCGACTCGGCGATGTCGGGGGTGACATCGGCGGTCTTGTACTTGCTGTTCATCAGGAACGGATAGATCTGGTTCATCACCGCGAACGAGCCGTTGTCGTACGAGCCGGCGGGGTCGATGGAGGTGATCTTGTCGGTGGTTCCGATGATCAGCGGGCTCGCCGAGCCGCCGTTGCCGTTGTCGCCGGAATTTCCGTTGTTACCGCCGCCGCCGGCACATCCGGCCAGGACGACGGCCGAGGCGCCGAGCGCCCCGAGCGCGAGCAGGATGCGCCCGCGCGTGTGTGTCTGCAGTGACATAGCTACCTCTGCTGTGTGCGAATCGGTCGCGTAGGGTGTCGCGATCGTTGCTGTTCATCTTCCATGCGAGTGAGTGGATCTACAAACTCCAACGCCGTTCTGTGATCAGAACGCAACGGATGCGAGCCGTCACAGCACCTTCGAGAGGAACGACCTGGTGCGCTGGTGCTGCGGGCTGCCGAGCACGTCGCGTGGGTCGCCGGCTTCGACGACCACACCGCCGTCCATGAACACCAGCGCGTCGCCCACCTCGCGCGCGAAGCCCATCTCGTGCGTGACCACGATCATCGTCATGCCGCTGGTGGCGAGCTCCCGCATCACATCGAGCACCTCGCCGACGAGCTCCGGGTCGAGCGCGCTGGTCGGCTCGTCGAACAGCATCAGCTTCGGATCCATGGCCAGCGCCCGGGCGATGGCCACGCGCTGCTGCTGCCCGCCCGACAGCTGCGCGGGGTAATGCGCAGCCTGCCCGGCCAGTCCGACACGCGCCAGCAGGTCACGGCCTCGGGCCTCGGCATCCTTCTTCGAGGCACCCTTGACGCGGATCGGCGCCTCGATCACGTTCTCGAGGGCGGTCATGTGCCCGAACAGGTTGAAGTGCTGGAACACCATGCCGATGTCGCGGCGCTGCCGGGATGCCTCGCTCGGCTTGAGCTCGTAGAGCTTGTCGCCCTTCTCGCGGTATCCCATCAGCTCGCCGTCGACGTACAGTCGACCGGCATCGATGCGCTCGAGATGGTTGATGCAGCGCAGGAACGTCGACTTGCCCGAGCCCGACGGCCCGATCACGCACATCACCTGGCCGCGCTCCACGCGCAACGAGATCGACCTGAGCACCTCGTTGCTGCCGAAGCTCTTCGAGACCATCCGGGCCTCGACCATCGGCGTCTCGGTCGGGGTCATCCTTTTCCTCCCACTTCGATGCCGACTGCTTCGGTCAGAACGGCCGGCCGTGAGCGATCCGATCCGCGGGCGAACCGCTTCTCGACGAAGTATTGGCCCGCCATCAGCACCGAGGTGAAGAACAGATACCAGATCGACGCGACGATCAGCAGCGGAATGGGGGCGAAGATGGTCGCCGAGATGTCGCTGGTACGGCCGAACAGGTCCATCGAGTAGGGAATGGCCACCACCAGCGAGGTGGTCTTCAGCATCGATATGACCTCATTGCCGGTGGGCGGAATGATCACCCGCATCGCCTGCGGAATGACCACGCGCAGCATCGTCTGGCCCCACGACATCCCCAGCGCCGTGCAGGCCTCCTCCTGACCGGGGTCGACCGACAGCAGCCCCGCCCGCACGATCTCGGCCATGTACGCCGACTCGTTCAGCGCGAGCCCGACGACGGCGAGCAGGAAAAGAGGCGGTGTCCACGAGATGTCGAACGTCGCCCAGGTGTGCACGAACGGAATGCCGAGGTACACCGTCTTGTAGATCAGGGTGACAAGCCCCCAGAAGACGAGCTGCACGTAGACCGGCGTACCGCGGAACACCCACAGGAACGCCCACGCTATCCACTTGAGCACCGGATTCGGCGACAGCCGCATGACGGCCAGGATCAGGCCGAGGATGATGCCGATCAGCATCGCCAGCACCGTCAGGGCCAGGGTGATGAAGGCGGCCTGGGTCACCCGCGCGTCGAACAGGTACCTGCCGACGATGTCCCATTGGAACGCCTGCCGCTGGGCGGCGTCGAGGAGGAAAAGCAGCACCAGCAGGATGAGCACGACCGCGACGGTGTTGCGCCACGGGTGGCGCAACCGCACCGCCTTGATCGATTCGGCACGCTCGGTGGGAACCGCCCCGGTGTCGACCGGAGGGACGGATGCGGCATCCGCCCCCTCCGGCCGTTGTGTGTCAGACATCGCTACTGCTTCGACGCCGCGTTCACATCGGCGGCGGTGACGGCGCCGTCTTCGACGCCCCACTTCTGCAGGATCTTCGTGTAGGTGCCGTCGTCGATGAGCGCCTGCAAGGTGTTCTTGATCACGTCGGTGAGCTCGCCGCCCTTGGCTGTGGCGAACCCATACGGGGCGATGTCGAATGTCTCACCGGCGGCCTGGATCTTGTCGGACTGCTGGTGGATGGCGTATTCGGTGATCGGCGAGTCGGCGCTCATCGCGTCGACCTGACCGAGCACCAGGGCGTTCGTGGCCTGGTCCTGGCCGTCGTACTTGAAGACCTGGATCTTGTCTTTGCCGGCGTCGGTGCAGGCCTTCGACTTCGCCGGCAGTTCTTCGGTGTCTTCGTAGGTGCCGTCTTCGACGCCGACCTTCAGGCCGCACGCGTTCTCGGGGTCGACGTCTTTGCCCTTGGCCGATGCCCACAAGATGCCGGCGTTGTAGTAGTTGACGAAGTCGACCTGCTTCTCGCGCTCGGTCGTGTCGGTGAACGACGAGACGCCCAGGTCGTACTTGCCGCCGACGATCGAGGGGATGATGTTGTCGAACTTGGCGGCCGTGTACTGCGCCTTCAGACCCAACTTGGCAGCCATCGCGTCGGCGAGGTCGATGTCCCAGCCGATCGGGTTGCCCGCGCTGTCCTTGTACTCGTTGGGAGCGTACGTCGGGTCGGTGCCGATCTTCAGAACGCCGGAGGCGGCGATGGCATCGGGCAGCGTGGCCGCGAGTGCGTCGTCCTTGGTCACGCCGTACCCCTCGGTGTCGGCGCTCGCGCTGCTCTGGCCACCCCCCTGCGGGTTCTCGTTGGCTTCGTTGTTCACGCAGCCCGTCAGCAGCAGCGCGGCGGCCACCACGGCCACCGGCAGAGCGAGCATTCTTCGCATTTCTTCCCTTTCCTCATCTTCGAGGCGTCGACACTCGGGCAGAGCCGACCCCTGAAGTCTAAGGACAAGCCTGCCGGATCAAGATTTCGATTCGGTTTCGTCCGCGGTCGCGGCCCGTCCACCGTGCACCTCGACCGTCCCATGAGACCGCCGCAGACGTCGCCGAGTGGGCGTGACGAATGTCACGGGCAGGTCGTGACGGGCGTGTGAGGGTGCGAAGGCTGCGGCATCCCACCATGGAGACATGGAATCGACAACACTCACCACGGGACGCGGGAAGGATGCCGCAGCCGCCGGCCCCGCGTCGGCCATCTCAGCGAGCGGCCTGGTCAAGAGCTTCGGCCGCGTGCGCGCGGTCGACGAGGTCTCTCTGCACGTCGAACCCGGCGAAGTCGTCGCCTTTCTCGGGCCGAACGGTGCCGGAAAGACCACGACCATCGACGTGATCCTCGGGCTGTCGCAGCCCGACGAGGGCGAGATCACCGTCTTCGGCACCACGCCGCGCAGCGCCATCGCCCGCGGCTACGTCTCGGCGGTGCTGCAGACCGGCGGGCTGCTCAAAGACCTCACCGTCCGCGAGACGGTCGAGCTGACCGGCAGCCTGTTCGCCGATCCGCGGCCGGCCGACGAGGTGCTCGAACGCGCCGGCATCCTCGACATCGGCGGCCGCATGGTCGGCAAGTGCTCGGGCGGGCAGCAGCAGCGGCTGCGTTTCGCGATGGCGCTGCTCTCGGACCCCGGGCTGCTCATTCTCGACGAGCCGACCACGGGCATGGATGTCGAGGGGCGCCGCTCGTTCTGGCAGGCCATCCGCACCGACGCCGCACGTGGACGCACCGTTCTGTTCGCCACGCACTACCTCGAAGAGGCCGACGCCTACGCTGACCGCATCGTGCTGATGAGCCAGGGGCGGATCGTCGCCGACGGCCCGACCGCCGAGATCAAGAACCTCGTCGCGGGGCGCGTCGTGCGCGCGACCCTGCCGGGCGCGGATGCCGTCGCCCTGGCCGCGCTGCCGGAGGTGACGGATGTCGAAGTGCAGGGTGATCGCGTGAGTATTCGCACGAGCGACTCCGACACCCTTGCTCGCCACCTGCTGACCACCACGCCGGCGCACGACGTGGAGATCTCATCCCAGAACCTCGAGAGCGTGTTCCTCGCGCTCACTTCCGAAGGAGCCGCATCATGACCGCCATCACCACCCTGGAACGCAAGGTGCCGCCGCTGGGCGGGTTCAACCTGCGCTTTCTCGGGATCGAACTCAAGCGCCGCTTCCGCAACTACCGCACCCTGATCTTCACGGTGGTCTTCCCCGTGGCGATGTACTTCATGGTCGGATACCCGGAACGGAATGTACCGCTGATCGACGACCAGCCGATCGCGTCGGGTGGGCTGTCTGTGGCCGCCTACATCATGGTGTCGATGGCCGTCTACGGAGCAATGATGTCGGCCACGGCATCCGGTGCCGCCGTCGCCGTCGAGCGCTCGCTCGGCTGGAGCCGCCAGCTGCGCCTGACCCCGTTGAACCCGGCCGCCGCGGTGGCGACCAAGGTCATCGCCGGCATGCTGTTCGGGCTGATCGCCATCGTGGCGACCTACCTGGCCGGCGCCCTCACCGGCGTGCACATGTCGTGGGGGCAGTGGATCGTTTCGGCGCTGGTCGCGTGGCTGCTGGGGGCGGCCGTGTTCACGGCACTCGGCCTGATGATGGGGTACCTGGTGCCGGGCGAGAACGCCATGCAGCTGACCAGCCTCGTGATCGTGTTCCTCGCGTTCATCGGCGGGCTGTTCTACCCGGTGAGCATGATGCCACAGGTGCTGCAGGATGTCGCTGCCTGGACGCCGGTGTTCGGCATCGGCGAGCTCAGCCGCGCGCCGCTGACCGGCGCGGGGTTCGATCTGAGTGCGCTGCTGAACGTGCTGCTCTGGCTGGCCTTGTTCGTGGCCGGAACGGCGCTGCTGTTCCGCCGCGACACGAAGCGGGTCTGACCGCACCGGGGAGGGGCGGCTTCGCCGCCCCCTCCCCGCCGAGTTGTCCCCGCGTTGCCCGAGTTGTCCCCGCGTTGCCCGACTTGTCCCCCGGTTGCCCGAGTTGTCCCCCGGTTGCCCGACTTGTCCCCCGTTTGCCCCGGGTCACCCGAGTTGTTCCCCCGGTTGACCGAGTTGTCCCCCGGTTGCCCGAGTTGTCCCCGCGTTGCCCGAGTTGTCACCCGGTTACCCGACTTGTCCTCGGTTACCCGACTTGTCCCCCGGTTGCCCGAGTTGTCCCCCGGTTACCCGAGTTGTCCTTCCGGCAAGGGGACAACTCGCGCCACAAGAGGACAACTCGGCACCAAGAAGACAACTCGCGCCACAAGAGGACAACTCGGCACCAAGGGGACAACTGGCGCCACAAGAGGACAACTCGGCACCAAGGGGACAACTCGCGCCACAAGAGGACAACTCGCGCCGCAAGAGGGCAACTCGCTCAGCGCGGGGAATCTAGGGTGAACACGATGGATGAACACAGCACCGGGCGGCGCGCGAGCCGCACCCACAGCGCCGAGCGCGCACGCGACACCGAGCGCAGGCTGCGTGCTGCGGGTCCCCCCTGGCCGGTGATGCCGCCCGAGACGGGCACCGGCGCCTTCGTGCGCATGCGCAGCGTCCTCTGGAGCCGCGGTGGGGTCAGCTGGTACGTCGGCGGCGGGATCTCGCTGCTCTGGCTGATCAGCACCGGTCAGGAGGTCATCGAACAGTCAACCTCGGCGAACTCGGCGACCCTCGGCATCCTCCTGGTCGTGCTTTACGGCGTCGGCTTTCTGCTCGCGGTCCCGATCGGCTGGGGCCTGCCGCTGCGCTGGCGTCTACTGCCCGCCATATGCCTGCTCGCGCTGTCATTCACTCTCTTCCCCTGGTTGAGCTGGGATGTCTGGTCGCAGTGGACATATGTCGGCGTCGTCATCGGAATGGTGGTCGTCAGCTGGCGCACCACGCTGACCCTCATCGTCGCGCTCTCGGCGCTGGGCCTGTGGTTCAAAGTCACTCTCGACGGCTGGGGCGAAGACATTCTCTGGGGCCCGGCCATCATCTTCTCGATCTCGCTGATGATGGCCGCCTTCGCCCGCACCTTCGCTGCGATGAACCAGCTGCGCGCCACCCAGGATCAGCTCGCGCACATGGCCGCCGAGCGCGAGCGAGGGCGCATGGCCCGCGACATCCACGACATCCTCGGTCATTCACTGACCGTCATCACCGTCAAGGCCGAGCTCGCGAACCGGCTCATCGAGGCCGATCCGGCCCGGGCGAGGTCCGAGGTCGCCGAGATCGAGCAGCTCGCGCGCGGCGCCCTCGCCGACGTGCGCACGACCGTGGCGGCGGCCCGTGGCGGGAACCTGCCGGCCGAGCTGGTCGCCGCCCGCGTCGCGCTGGAGGCGGCGGGCATCACCGCCGAGATCCCGACGGCGACGGATGCCGTGGGCCCGGCCCACCGCGAGCTTGCGGCGTGGATCGTCCGCGAGGGGATCACCAACGTCGTGCGCCACTCGGGCGCCACGCTGTGCGCGGTGCGTCTCGGCCCGCGCACCGTCGAGATCGCCGACGACGGCGTCGGCCCCGTGGCATCCAGTGCCTCATCCACCGGCCTGGCGGGCCTGCGCGATCGCGTCGAAGAGGCGGGCGGCACCATGACGATCGGCCGCAGCGACCTGGGCGGATTCAGCCTGAAGGTGGTCCTGTGATCAAGCTGCTCATCGCCGACGACCAGGCGCTCGTGCGCGGGGCGCTCTCGGCCCTGCTGGGTCTCGAGCCCGATATCGACGTCGTCGCTGAGGTGGGCCGTGGCGATGAGGTGGTGGATGCCGCGCTGCGCACAAGTCCGGACGTCGCCCTGCTCGACATCGAAATGCCCGGTCTCGACGGCATCGCCGCCGCCGCGCAGCTGCGCGAGAGAGTGCCGGGATGCCGCGCACTGATCGTGACGACGTTCGGACGTCCGGGCTACCTGACCCGGGCGATGCGGGCCGGGGCATCCGGGTTCGT is drawn from Microbacterium protaetiae and contains these coding sequences:
- a CDS encoding amino acid ABC transporter ATP-binding protein; amino-acid sequence: MTPTETPMVEARMVSKSFGSNEVLRSISLRVERGQVMCVIGPSGSGKSTFLRCINHLERIDAGRLYVDGELMGYREKGDKLYELKPSEASRQRRDIGMVFQHFNLFGHMTALENVIEAPIRVKGASKKDAEARGRDLLARVGLAGQAAHYPAQLSGGQQQRVAIARALAMDPKLMLFDEPTSALDPELVGEVLDVMRELATSGMTMIVVTHEMGFAREVGDALVFMDGGVVVEAGDPRDVLGSPQHQRTRSFLSKVL
- a CDS encoding dipeptide ABC transporter ATP-binding protein, translating into MSPAITPDAASIRNLKVTFATDADPVVAVNGISLEAHGGEVLAIVGESGSGKTVTANALLGLLPETATLSGALVIRGRGGDETDVVHASHAQLRAMRGRDAAMVFQEPSTALNPVYTVGFQIAEGLRAHHRISKREAKERAVDILRRVGIPDPERRVDEYPHQFSGGQKQRIVIAMALVLDAGLIIADEPTTALDVTVQAEILALLRTARDEFGATVVLITHNMGVVADLADRVVVMYQGEIVEQAPVGELFAAPREDYTKKLLAAVPHVGRGKSATQDAAPAPSSPPEGSLVVAENLQIAYPGRFGRTGVVAVNGVDFWIAPGEVLGLVGESGSGKTTIGRAIVGLTQVVGGSLRVLGHEMNGTTNRSLKKLRPEIGFVFQDPATSFNPLLTIAECIAEPLVVHGRAASPRAARGRVDQLLDAVHLPTSYGDRYPHELSGGQRQRASLARAIALRPKLLIADEPTSALDVSVQARVLELFAELQAELGFACLFISHDLAVIDEVADRIVVLRTGTIREQGTTAQVLGQARDEYTRRLLASIPVPDPEQQAARRAAWEAARAADTE
- a CDS encoding ABC transporter substrate-binding protein, with product MRRMLALPVAVVAAALLLTGCVNNEANENPQGGGQSSASADTEGYGVTKDDALAATLPDAIAASGVLKIGTDPTYAPNEYKDSAGNPIGWDIDLADAMAAKLGLKAQYTAAKFDNIIPSIVGGKYDLGVSSFTDTTEREKQVDFVNYYNAGILWASAKGKDVDPENACGLKVGVEDGTYEDTEELPAKSKACTDAGKDKIQVFKYDGQDQATNALVLGQVDAMSADSPITEYAIHQQSDKIQAAGETFDIAPYGFATAKGGELTDVIKNTLQALIDDGTYTKILQKWGVEDGAVTAADVNAASKQ
- a CDS encoding ABC transporter substrate-binding protein, with protein sequence MSLQTHTRGRILLALGALGASAVVLAGCAGGGGNNGNSGDNGNGGSASPLIIGTTDKITSIDPAGSYDNGSFAVMNQIYPFLMNSKYKTADVTPDIAESAEFTAPTEYTVKLKPGLKFANGDDLTSSDVKFSFDRVIKIDDPNGPASLLGSLDSIDTPDDTTVVFHLKNPNDQTWPQVLSSPAGPIVDEDVFSADAVTPDDDIVKGKAFAGQYSITSYKVNELINYEPNKNYQGELGAAENSGVTVKYYADASNLKLAIGNGDIDVAFRSLSATDVDDLSKNDKVQIVQGPGGEIRYIVFNFNTMPFGAKTADADPAKALAVRQAMADLIDREKLATDVYKGTYTPLYSYVADGMTGATTALKSLYGDGNGGPSADKAKQTLADAGVSTPVTLNLQYNGDHYGPSSGDEYAAIKTQLEAGGLFKVNLAQTEWVQYTKDRTSDVYPMYQLGWFPDFSDADNYLTPFFTEGNFLANHYDNADVQSLIAKEQTETDADARKQEIEQVQDLVAKDLSTLPYLQGTQVAVVGKDVAGTTLDASFKFRYAPLHK
- a CDS encoding ABC transporter permease, giving the protein MTTVVEDADLASKPVRAKSGGLWRYIVVRLLLVIPTVFILVTTVFFLMRLTGDPITAALGGKLPPEQLAARIHEAGYDRPLIVQYLDYLLGVFRGDFGTTLTDHRPVTTILLQYGSATLELAFYALIVAFLLGIPFGLIAAYKRDRWQDAVLRVAAILGYATPIFFIAILLKLVFAVQFNILPVSGRAGTRTELMLETLDHPTGIYLIDAIRLGNLDAVGDVLWHAILPGLALGILTAGVFLRLVRINVIGTLGAQYVTSARSRGVGEYRLVTTHAYRPALIPIVTLIGLQIALLLAGAVLTETSFEWKGLGFMLAEYLKARDFVAVQGIVIMIAVVVAVVNFIVDVIAVIIDPRVRY
- a CDS encoding amino acid ABC transporter permease, producing MSDTQRPEGADAASVPPVDTGAVPTERAESIKAVRLRHPWRNTVAVVLILLVLLFLLDAAQRQAFQWDIVGRYLFDARVTQAAFITLALTVLAMLIGIILGLILAVMRLSPNPVLKWIAWAFLWVFRGTPVYVQLVFWGLVTLIYKTVYLGIPFVHTWATFDISWTPPLFLLAVVGLALNESAYMAEIVRAGLLSVDPGQEEACTALGMSWGQTMLRVVIPQAMRVIIPPTGNEVISMLKTTSLVVAIPYSMDLFGRTSDISATIFAPIPLLIVASIWYLFFTSVLMAGQYFVEKRFARGSDRSRPAVLTEAVGIEVGGKG
- a CDS encoding ABC transporter permease — encoded protein: MPTGTMPAPVGKRPLADRIPVISHLRHSVGWQRGMLVTGLVLTGLFVLVAILAPWIAPYGYAQRTTASGADFGTLQAPNAQNLLGTTVSGFDVLSRTIWGAQTALLVIICAIIFSIFIGVFIGLLSGYFGGWLDRILVVIADAIYAFPSLLLAIVMAIVISHGQSTLWGGILAAAISITVVFVPQYFRIVRSEVVRVKSEPFVESARVIGVPTLRILIRHVLRNSTRSVPVVVTLNASEAVLTLAGLGFLGFGIEATAASEWGYDLSRSVSDVTSHIWWTAIPPGVAIVLVVLGITLVGESLNDLSDPRLRRRRRAAGGES
- a CDS encoding ABC transporter permease produces the protein MTAITTLERKVPPLGGFNLRFLGIELKRRFRNYRTLIFTVVFPVAMYFMVGYPERNVPLIDDQPIASGGLSVAAYIMVSMAVYGAMMSATASGAAVAVERSLGWSRQLRLTPLNPAAAVATKVIAGMLFGLIAIVATYLAGALTGVHMSWGQWIVSALVAWLLGAAVFTALGLMMGYLVPGENAMQLTSLVIVFLAFIGGLFYPVSMMPQVLQDVAAWTPVFGIGELSRAPLTGAGFDLSALLNVLLWLALFVAGTALLFRRDTKRV
- a CDS encoding ABC transporter ATP-binding protein, translated to MESTTLTTGRGKDAAAAGPASAISASGLVKSFGRVRAVDEVSLHVEPGEVVAFLGPNGAGKTTTIDVILGLSQPDEGEITVFGTTPRSAIARGYVSAVLQTGGLLKDLTVRETVELTGSLFADPRPADEVLERAGILDIGGRMVGKCSGGQQQRLRFAMALLSDPGLLILDEPTTGMDVEGRRSFWQAIRTDAARGRTVLFATHYLEEADAYADRIVLMSQGRIVADGPTAEIKNLVAGRVVRATLPGADAVALAALPEVTDVEVQGDRVSIRTSDSDTLARHLLTTTPAHDVEISSQNLESVFLALTSEGAAS